A genomic region of Populus nigra chromosome 11, ddPopNigr1.1, whole genome shotgun sequence contains the following coding sequences:
- the LOC133706226 gene encoding uncharacterized protein LOC133706226 yields MATEDFTFPIFTDPVSCSIDSPPLWCLSPAASPDPYHEETSKESSTEGEERDQVFKNSFPTGPIKHLTQGKSFSRREELGSAASELVRRNGSLNDKEEKMDMLWEDFNTEETLTRSHSSSRLDSEAVHMGCVKALRLSKPNGTAIISARKPGLVVFMKELKSLFLIHNSHRSVKHHSSYRPSVKGHWSHKPVKIGSWY; encoded by the coding sequence ATGGCCACTGAAGACTTCACCTTCCCCATCTTCACAGACCCTGTCTCATGCAGCATCGATTCCCCACCTCTATGGTGCTTATCTCCTGCGGCCTCTCCTGATCCTTACCATGaagaaacatcaaaagaaagCAGCAcggaaggagaagagagagatcaagtctttaaaaatagttttccaACGGGACCGATCAAGCACTTAACGCAAGGGAAGAGCTTTTCAAGAAGAGAGGAGCTGGGCTCGGCTGCATCTGAGTTGGTGAGAAGAAATGGTAGTCTAAATGATAAGGAGGAGAAGATGGACATGTTGTGGGAGGATTTCAACACTGAAGAAACATTGACAAGAAGTCACAGTAGTTCGAGATTGGATTCTGAAGCAGTTCATATGGGTTGCGTTAAAGCCTTGAGACTGTCCAAACCTAATGGCACTGCCATCATTTCTGCAAGGAAACCAGGCTTGGTGGTGTTCATGAAAGAGTTGAAGAGTCTTTTCTTGATTCACAATTCTCATAGGTCAGTTAAGCATCACAGTTCTTATAGACCATCAGTTAAAGGTCACTGGTCACATAAGCCTGTGAAAATTGGCTCATGGTATTGA